From Desulfurella sp.:
AGGCAAAGTAGTATTTTCTTTAGCATTTAATTCTTGAATTTGCTTGTATAATTCTTCTACGAGTTTTTCTAAGTCTTTTATCTGATTTCTTAATCTCATAATAATATCAACACCGGCTAAATTAACGCCCAAAGTTTTTGTCATTTCTTTTATAAATCTAACATCTTCAATGTCTTCATCTGTAAAAAACCTTACATTGCCCTTTGTTCTTTTGGGTTTTATTATTCCACTTTTTTCATATTCTCTTAATGTTTGAGGATGAATATCAACAATTTTGCAAAACATGCCAATGCTATATACATCTTTTCTAAATCTCATAAATCTCTCCTTCCTATAAAGCCTTGCTTAAAATTTCTTCTTGTTCTTTTGATAGGTTTTGAGGAATTTTTACAATAGCTCTTGCATATAAAGCATCATTTTTTAAACCCTTATTTGGAATTTTAAATACAGTATTTGTTTGAGTACCCTTTGGTATTTTGATTGTAACATACCCTTGTGGTGTTTTAACATCAACGCTACCGCCAAGTAACGCAGTTTTAAGTGGAACTTCAACATCTGTGTACAGTTTGCCATCTTTTATGTAAAAATTTGGATCTGGTTTTACATTAACTATTAGATGTAAGTCTCCTCTACCTGTAGCTGTTTTTTTACCCTTGCCTTTTACTTTTAGTTTGGTGCCGTCAACTGTGCCTGCGGGAATTTTGACCTTTACTAATTCATTATCAATATTTAATGTAATAATATCGCCTTTTAGGGCTTGATCAAAGTCTAAAGTTATGGTGTATGTAACATCGGCATCTTCTCTTTGAAAATCGTCGAAGAATGAAAAACCTCCAAACCCTCTAAAATCACTTGAACTTTTTGAGCCTCTTTTGAAGAGATTAAAAATATCACCGATATCAAAATCCGCATTATTGGAATAGTAAGTATATCGATAATTGCCAAAATCCTGATTACCGCTATCTCCACTAAAGCCACTAAATCCAAATTGATCGTACTGAGCTTTCTTTTCTTTATCTGAAAGAATAGAATATGCTTCATTAATTTCTTTAAATTTTTTTTCTGCTTCTTTATTGTTTGGGTTTAAATCTGGATGGTATTTTCTTGCTAANNN
This genomic window contains:
- a CDS encoding MerR family transcriptional regulator, with the translated sequence MRFRKDVYSIGMFCKIVDIHPQTLREYEKSGIIKPKRTKGNVRFFTDEDIEDVRFIKEMTKTLGVNLAGVDIIMRLRNQIKDLEKLVEELYKQIQELNAKENTTLPVVKEEAKKPNVIEIKIET
- a CDS encoding DnaJ C-terminal domain-containing protein; translation: LARKYHPDLNPNNKEAEKKFKEINEAYSILSDKEKKAQYDQFGFSGFSGDSGNQDFGNYRYTYYSNNADFDIGDIFNLFKRGSKSSSDFRGFGGFSFFDDFQREDADVTYTITLDFDQALKGDIITLNIDNELVKVKIPAGTVDGTKLKVKGKGKKTATGRGDLHLIVNVKPDPNFYIKDGKLYTDVEVPLKTALLGGSVDVKTPQGYVTIKIPKGTQTNTVFKIPNKGLKNDALYARAIVKIPQNLSKEQEEILSKAL